Proteins co-encoded in one Pseudomonas beijingensis genomic window:
- a CDS encoding LuxR C-terminal-related transcriptional regulator, with translation MTDLSSLPDSARAAIAVEDGRFYRPPLPDGHVARPRLCERLGAGLGGRLLLVSAPAGFGKSSLAVEFCQSLPAHWQSLWLGLSARDNDPGRFLERLLEGLQAFFPQLGGRALGLLKMRQRHQPFAFEEWLDGLLDELSTHLSPREPLLLVLDDYHLAQSPVLDRCLQFFLNHLPDGLLVLVTSRQRPDWHLARLRLSRQLLELNEQDLRLTHEEALTLLQHHSSSLRGEALENLIQRSEGWVAGLRFWLLAASEAGTEGLLPQALHGGEGLIRDYLLEEVIDCLPAEVQAFLYDTAPQERFCSALCDAVREAHDSAQILRYLAAHQVFLVPLDEHGHWYRYHHLFSDLLRSRPSAPAMVPAATLHLRACRWFNAQGLIDEAVEQALRAGHLDVAANLVQNLSEEQLLAEQNVGMLLRWKMDLPDSLLISTPRLIVLYSWALGLACQLDAAEELAAHLSRFLPAPSATAQKSMLAQWLALSGIVARGRGDREATVRYCSEAMESLPQKRYGQRLMCLSTLSNLAIADGDLWRARNLNRESLELAQRVGNPLFEALAHYDRARVLQARGEILRALDEVHQGLQRLHKLPPQRLYAVRARLIMYEGFLLTLRMQPQVGLARLQAGLTEARACRDISVLIGHCVIARIEGYSGEFARAFAELAEAERLMHIWDVPPIYYLAMITLVKCELWLAQGRTDLAEAWLARLGQTYTGERAAAPPEFHPQLPLHVELQQAVLESIRGQPMLAEGRLNALLEHGQQTGRQMLSVMALNQKVALLLSLGREPEARRTLAQAFEAASGGVLQPFEWLFGKHRDWLREQLLHAPPSTLRDHLLERLHSTVAQPTDPAAPVETLSSRERAVLQLIAQGCSNQEISEQLFISLHTVKTHASHINSKLGVERRTQAVARAKALGLLG, from the coding sequence ATGACTGATTTGTCTTCACTTCCGGATTCTGCCCGCGCAGCCATCGCGGTAGAGGACGGGCGTTTCTACCGCCCGCCCTTGCCCGATGGCCATGTCGCGCGGCCGCGGTTGTGCGAGCGGTTGGGCGCAGGGCTCGGGGGCAGGTTGCTGCTGGTCAGTGCACCGGCGGGGTTTGGTAAAAGCTCCCTGGCGGTGGAGTTCTGCCAGAGCCTGCCGGCCCATTGGCAAAGCCTCTGGTTGGGGCTCAGTGCCCGAGACAACGACCCTGGGCGTTTCCTGGAACGCCTGCTCGAAGGGCTCCAGGCGTTTTTCCCGCAACTGGGCGGCCGGGCACTGGGGCTGCTGAAAATGCGCCAGCGCCATCAACCCTTTGCCTTCGAGGAATGGCTCGATGGCCTGCTGGACGAGCTGTCCACGCACTTATCGCCGCGCGAGCCCTTGCTGCTGGTCCTCGACGATTACCATTTGGCCCAAAGCCCGGTGCTGGATCGCTGCCTGCAGTTTTTTCTCAATCACCTGCCCGACGGTTTGCTGGTGCTCGTCACCAGCCGCCAGCGCCCGGACTGGCATCTGGCACGCCTGCGCCTGTCACGGCAATTGCTCGAACTCAACGAGCAAGACCTGCGCTTGACCCACGAAGAAGCCTTGACCCTGCTCCAGCACCACAGCAGCTCGTTGCGCGGTGAGGCACTGGAGAATCTCATCCAGCGCAGTGAAGGCTGGGTGGCCGGGCTGCGCTTCTGGTTGCTGGCCGCGTCCGAAGCCGGCACCGAAGGCCTGCTGCCCCAGGCCCTGCACGGCGGGGAAGGGCTGATCCGCGATTACCTGCTCGAAGAAGTCATCGATTGCCTGCCCGCGGAGGTGCAGGCGTTCCTCTACGACACGGCCCCTCAGGAACGCTTTTGCAGCGCGCTGTGCGATGCCGTGCGCGAAGCCCATGACAGTGCGCAGATCCTGCGTTACCTGGCGGCTCACCAGGTATTCCTGGTGCCGCTGGACGAGCATGGCCATTGGTACCGTTATCACCACTTGTTTTCCGACCTGCTGCGCAGTCGCCCCAGCGCCCCGGCCATGGTCCCAGCCGCGACCCTGCACCTGCGGGCCTGTCGCTGGTTCAATGCCCAGGGTCTAATCGACGAAGCTGTGGAGCAGGCGCTACGGGCCGGGCACTTGGACGTGGCGGCGAACCTGGTGCAGAACCTTTCGGAGGAGCAGTTGCTGGCCGAGCAGAACGTCGGCATGTTGCTGCGCTGGAAGATGGACCTGCCCGACAGCCTGCTCATCAGCACGCCGAGGTTGATCGTGCTCTACAGCTGGGCGCTGGGGCTGGCCTGCCAGTTGGACGCTGCTGAAGAGCTTGCCGCGCACTTGAGTCGTTTCCTGCCGGCCCCCTCGGCCACTGCGCAAAAATCCATGCTCGCCCAATGGCTGGCCCTGAGCGGCATTGTCGCCCGTGGCCGTGGGGACCGGGAAGCCACCGTGCGTTATTGCAGCGAAGCCATGGAAAGCCTGCCGCAAAAACGCTACGGCCAGCGGCTGATGTGCCTGTCCACATTGTCGAACCTGGCGATTGCTGACGGCGACCTGTGGCGCGCCCGGAACCTGAACCGCGAATCCCTGGAACTGGCGCAGCGGGTCGGCAACCCACTGTTCGAGGCCCTGGCCCATTACGATCGTGCCCGGGTCTTGCAGGCGCGGGGGGAGATCCTGCGGGCGTTGGACGAAGTACACCAGGGCCTGCAACGTTTGCACAAGCTACCGCCCCAACGGCTGTATGCGGTGCGGGCACGGTTGATCATGTACGAGGGTTTCCTGCTGACCTTGCGCATGCAACCCCAGGTCGGCCTGGCGCGGTTGCAGGCGGGCCTCACCGAAGCCCGCGCCTGCCGCGATATCAGCGTGCTGATCGGTCATTGCGTGATCGCCCGTATCGAAGGCTACAGCGGCGAGTTCGCCCGGGCCTTTGCCGAACTGGCTGAAGCCGAGCGCCTGATGCACATCTGGGACGTTCCGCCGATCTATTACCTGGCGATGATTACCCTGGTCAAATGCGAACTCTGGCTGGCTCAGGGCCGCACCGATCTGGCCGAAGCCTGGTTGGCGCGCTTGGGCCAGACCTACACGGGCGAACGGGCCGCCGCGCCACCGGAATTCCACCCGCAACTGCCGCTGCATGTCGAACTGCAGCAGGCGGTGCTGGAATCCATTCGGGGTCAACCGATGCTTGCAGAGGGGCGGCTCAATGCCTTGCTTGAGCATGGGCAGCAAACCGGTCGGCAGATGCTCAGCGTGATGGCGCTCAACCAGAAGGTCGCCTTGCTGCTGAGCCTCGGCCGCGAACCCGAAGCACGCCGCACCCTGGCCCAGGCTTTCGAAGCCGCCAGCGGCGGGGTGTTGCAGCCCTTCGAGTGGTTGTTCGGCAAGCACCGTGATTGGTTGCGCGAGCAACTGCTGCACGCGCCGCCCAGTACCTTGCGCGACCACTTGCTCGAACGCCTGCACTCGACGGTGGCTCAGCCTACCGACCCGGCGGCGCCTGTCGAAACCCTCAGCAGTCGCGAACGGGCGGTATTGCAGTTGATTGCCCAAGGCTGCTCGAACCAGGAAATCAGCGAGCAATTGTTCATCTCGC